Proteins from one Coregonus clupeaformis isolate EN_2021a chromosome 29, ASM2061545v1, whole genome shotgun sequence genomic window:
- the LOC121545011 gene encoding hydroxymethylglutaryl-CoA lyase, mitochondrial-like has translation MAAVMRFVNRNRFGSRMGHQCLSLSCPAAVAKSFQVGASAGKPLPERVKIVEVGPRDGLQNEKTVVPSEVKIHLIDMLSEAGLSVIEATSFVSPKWVPQMADQVEVMMGIHRRPGVSYPVLTPNLKGFLAAVKAGAAEVAIFGAASELFSKKNINCSVDESLQRFEEVTKAAKEAGVPVRGYVSCVLGCPYEGKVSPDKVAQVAKRLYSMGCYEISLGDTIGVGTPGGMTEMLEAVSREVPVNALAVHCHDTYGQALANILIALQMGISVVDSSVAGLGGCPYAQGASGNVATEDVVYMLHGLGIQTGVDLPKLMDAGAFICRSLNRKTSSKVAQATCKL, from the exons ATGGCGGCTGTCATGAGATTTGTCAACAGAAACCGTTTTGGTTCTAGAATGGGTCATCAATGTTTATCCTTGAGTTGTCCAGCAGCAGTGGCAAAATCG TTTCAGGTTGGTGCATCTGCAGGGAAACCTCTCCCAGAGAGGGTAAAGATAGTGGAGGTGGGACCCAGGGATGGCCTGCAAAATGAGAAG ACTGTCGTCCCTTCTGAAGTTAAGATTCACCTGATTGACATGCTCTCAGAGGCGGGTCTTTCTGTCATCGAAGCCACAAGCTTTGTCTCCCCAAAATGGGTTCCACAG atggcagaccagGTGGAGGTAATGATGGGGATCCACAGAAGGCCAGGTGTGTCCTACCCCGTTCTGACCCCCAACCTCAAGGGATTCCTGGCAGCT GTGAAGGCAGGAGCAGCAGAGGTGGCCATATTTGGTGCCGCCTCGGAGCTGTTCAGTAAGAAGAACATAAACTGCTCTGTGGATGAGAGCCTGCAGCGCTTTGAGGAGGTTACCAAAGCAGCCAAAGAGGCCGGCGTGCCAGTCAGAGG GTATGTGTCATGTGTGCTGGGATGCCCATATGAGGGCAAGGTGTCACCAGACAAAGTGGCTCAG GTAGCCAAGCGTCTGTACTCCATGGGTTGCTATGAGATATCTCTGGGCGACACCATAGGCGTGGGCACACCGGGTGGCATGACTGAGATGCTGGAGGCGGTGAGCAGGGAGGTGCCCGTCAACGCTCTGGCAGTCCACTGCCATGACACCTACGGTCAGGCCCTGGCCAACATCCTCATCGCCCTGCAG ATGGGCATCAGTGTTGTGGACTCGTCAGTGGCCGGCCTGGGCGGGTGTCCATATGCACAGGGGGCCTCTGGGAATGTGGCCACAGAAGATGTGGTGTACATGCTGCATGGACTTGGCATTCAGACG gGAGTGGACCTGCCAAAGCTGATGGATGCTGGAGCTTTTATCTGTCGTTCCCTGAACAGAAAGACCAGCTCTAAAGTGGCCCAGGCCACCTGCAAACTCTGA